A single window of Rhodoflexus caldus DNA harbors:
- a CDS encoding carbohydrate binding family 9 domain-containing protein, with translation MKKIFTVLLFCTFVHGYSIAQEIFKPDSVRKKVTAVRTDAHLKIDGYLDEPAWQTALTVTNFTQVEPFQGEKVNFDTEVRVLYNKDYLYVGAFCRDPQGKKAIRVPDLRRDFEFQAHDIFGIAIDGFNDKRNAMAFVTNPYGSQRDLLGFDDRLFDVDWDGRWIVRTHRLDSGWVAEFAIPWQTLRYPKMPEGQYVWGINFFRNRRATNELSAWSPHPRAFGVLRMEYAGELTGIQPPPPSPNVQVIPYVLQTVDRYPFAANGSERVQSSSKVGGEVKWAINSNSVLDLTVNTDFAQADADRQVNNLTRFSVFFPERRQFFLENASLFGAGLAPEDNLVGGAMRIQPFFSRRIGLDEEGNPLPIVAGARYVYRSVQRNYGGILMRQGGDATHAPVTYAVGRYSHNIGKQNRAGGIITYRDEEGMNGRPGSRNMVAAADAFFRFSQSLNLNTMLIKSIDSDSTGNGFAGFAQFRYNANNLVAWLTQSVVTANFNPKTGFVSRTNVVATTPGFFFIVRKPWIPKFIRGLEPGMFSEVYFNAQTGALQEARIAFNPLWIALQSGGFLGVFIDPTFQRLEETFSPVGIDIRPGDYRYLRGSIMAGSDRSKKVSYFASTAWGGYYDGKLWTVEGNIRVAPVPHFQMNFRYENNRFRGVGINRENADVHLWSMESRMAVNPRLQLIGFYQFNSSANRDIWNVRLSWEFRPLSFVYVVFNQRGFDTINERQKSQHLIGKVTYLKQF, from the coding sequence ATGAAAAAAATCTTTACCGTTCTTTTGTTTTGCACATTTGTGCATGGTTATTCTATTGCCCAAGAAATTTTTAAGCCCGATTCGGTTCGGAAAAAAGTAACGGCTGTCCGCACGGATGCCCACCTGAAAATTGACGGATATTTGGATGAACCCGCATGGCAAACTGCCCTAACTGTAACCAATTTTACGCAAGTAGAACCCTTTCAGGGCGAAAAAGTCAATTTTGACACCGAAGTACGGGTGCTGTACAACAAAGACTACCTCTACGTAGGTGCATTTTGCCGCGACCCGCAGGGCAAAAAAGCCATCCGCGTGCCCGACTTGCGCCGCGATTTTGAGTTTCAGGCTCACGATATTTTCGGTATTGCCATAGACGGCTTCAACGACAAGCGCAATGCCATGGCGTTTGTAACCAACCCCTATGGTTCGCAGCGCGACTTGCTGGGCTTTGACGACCGCCTGTTTGACGTAGATTGGGACGGGCGATGGATTGTGCGCACGCACCGTTTGGACAGCGGCTGGGTGGCAGAATTTGCCATCCCTTGGCAGACCTTGCGCTACCCAAAAATGCCTGAAGGTCAGTATGTTTGGGGGATTAACTTCTTCCGCAACCGCCGCGCTACGAACGAATTGAGCGCATGGTCGCCGCACCCGCGTGCCTTTGGCGTGCTGCGCATGGAATACGCAGGTGAACTGACGGGCATACAACCGCCGCCGCCTTCGCCCAACGTGCAGGTGATTCCCTACGTGCTGCAAACCGTTGACCGCTACCCTTTTGCAGCCAACGGTAGCGAGCGCGTGCAGTCTTCTTCCAAAGTCGGCGGCGAAGTGAAGTGGGCGATTAATTCCAACAGCGTACTTGATTTGACCGTCAATACGGACTTTGCACAGGCAGATGCCGACCGACAAGTGAACAACCTGACGCGCTTTTCAGTATTTTTCCCCGAACGCAGGCAGTTTTTTCTGGAAAATGCCAGCCTTTTCGGGGCGGGACTTGCACCCGAAGACAACTTGGTAGGCGGTGCCATGCGCATACAGCCCTTTTTCAGCCGTCGCATCGGTTTAGATGAAGAAGGCAACCCACTGCCGATTGTGGCAGGGGCGCGATATGTCTATCGTTCGGTGCAGCGCAACTACGGCGGCATCCTCATGCGGCAAGGCGGCGATGCCACTCATGCGCCCGTAACCTATGCAGTCGGGCGTTATTCGCACAACATTGGAAAGCAGAACCGCGCAGGGGGCATCATCACCTACCGCGATGAAGAGGGTATGAATGGTCGCCCGGGTAGTCGCAACATGGTCGCCGCCGCCGATGCTTTTTTCCGTTTCAGCCAATCGTTAAACCTCAATACCATGCTGATTAAAAGCATTGATTCGGACAGCACGGGCAACGGTTTTGCGGGCTTTGCACAGTTCCGTTACAATGCCAATAACTTGGTGGCATGGCTGACACAGTCGGTCGTAACGGCGAATTTCAACCCGAAAACGGGCTTTGTTTCGCGCACAAACGTAGTTGCCACAACGCCGGGCTTCTTTTTCATTGTCCGCAAACCTTGGATTCCGAAATTCATTCGCGGATTGGAGCCGGGCATGTTTTCCGAAGTGTATTTCAATGCGCAAACGGGAGCTTTGCAAGAGGCACGCATCGCATTCAATCCTTTGTGGATAGCCTTGCAAAGCGGCGGATTTTTGGGGGTGTTCATAGACCCGACCTTCCAGCGGTTAGAGGAAACATTCAGCCCCGTGGGGATAGACATTCGCCCGGGCGACTATCGCTACTTGCGAGGCAGCATCATGGCAGGCAGCGACCGCTCTAAAAAAGTATCCTATTTTGCCTCAACGGCTTGGGGCGGCTACTACGACGGCAAACTTTGGACAGTAGAAGGCAACATTCGCGTAGCGCCCGTTCCTCATTTTCAAATGAATTTTCGCTATGAAAACAACCGTTTCCGAGGTGTAGGGATAAATCGGGAAAATGCCGATGTACACTTATGGAGCATGGAAAGCCGCATGGCTGTTAATCCGCGCCTGCAACTGATTGGCTTCTATCAATTCAACTCCTCTGCCAACCGCGATATTTGGAACGTGCGCCTTTCTTGGGAGTTCCGCCCGCTGTCTTTTGTGTATGTGGTGTTTAACCAACGCGGCTTTGATACCATCAACGAACGTCAGAAAAGCCAACACCTGATTGGCAAGGTTACGTACTTGAAGCAGTTTTAG
- a CDS encoding CoA transferase subunit A, translating into MNKVVANAEAAIEGLQDNMTLMLGGFGLCGIPENSIQAILKSGKKGFTCISNNAGVDDFGLGLLLKTRQIKKMISSYVGENAEFERQLLAGELEVELIPQGTLAERIRAGGAGIPAFYTPAGVGTEVARGKEIREFNGKLYLLEEWLRADFAFVKAWKGDTAGNLIYRGTARNFNPMMATAATITVAEVEELVPAGTLDPNQIHTPGIYVKRIFQGQHYEKRIEQRTVRKA; encoded by the coding sequence ATGAATAAAGTAGTAGCCAACGCCGAAGCTGCCATTGAAGGTTTGCAAGACAATATGACCCTTATGCTGGGCGGTTTTGGTCTGTGCGGCATCCCCGAAAACAGCATTCAGGCTATCCTGAAAAGCGGCAAAAAAGGCTTCACCTGCATTTCCAACAACGCAGGCGTAGACGATTTCGGGCTGGGCTTGCTGCTCAAAACCCGTCAGATAAAAAAAATGATTTCTTCTTACGTAGGCGAAAATGCAGAGTTTGAACGCCAACTGCTTGCAGGCGAATTGGAAGTAGAGCTCATTCCGCAAGGTACGCTTGCCGAGCGCATCCGTGCGGGCGGCGCAGGCATTCCCGCTTTCTATACGCCCGCAGGGGTAGGCACGGAAGTAGCCCGCGGCAAAGAAATCCGCGAGTTTAACGGCAAACTCTATCTGTTGGAAGAATGGCTGCGCGCCGATTTTGCCTTTGTCAAAGCATGGAAAGGCGACACGGCGGGCAATCTGATTTATCGCGGAACGGCGCGCAACTTCAACCCCATGATGGCAACCGCTGCCACTATCACCGTAGCCGAAGTGGAGGAGCTTGTCCCCGCAGGCACCTTAGACCCCAACCAAATCCATACGCCGGGTATCTACGTCAAGCGCATTTTCCAAGGGCAGCACTACGAAAAACGCATTGAACAACGCACCGTGCGCAAAGCCTAA
- a CDS encoding carbohydrate binding family 9 domain-containing protein yields the protein MKSALVFLVLGWLTALAGAAQDVFKPDSVRRRVAAVHIAQDLKIDGYLDEPAWQQAAAAKSFVQVEPLQGQPAGFDTEVRVLYNHYYLYFGIFCRDSVGKKAIRVPDLRRDFDDEEQDVVGVVIDGFNDKRNAMAFMVNPYGSQRDLLAFDDMMFDEDWDGRWKVRTHRLDSGWTAEFAIPWHTLRYPKAADGEYVWGINFVRNRRASNELTAWSPYPRAFSVFRMEYAGELTGIRPPPPVPNVQVTPYVLGTNDRYNNSAWQPSLKAGGEVKWAINSNSVLDLTFNTDFAQADADRQVNNLSRFSVFFPERRQFFLENASLFGAGLLGGDDIQMQIQPFFSRRIGLDAEGNPLPIVAGARYVHRSLTHNYGAMLMRQGGDAAHAPVTYAVGRYSRNIGEQNRIGGIVTYRDEEARYGQPANRNAVAAADAFVRLSPSLSLNAMVAQSMDTDPTARGTAAFAQLDYNTNHGGAFIVPALVTAGFDAKTGFVSRHNVMAINSGAFLNIRKERFPEWLRALEPGIFPEIYFDAQTRCLQEFRVSVNPVWVTLQSGGFLGVFFDPTFQRLDDTFSPVGIDIQPGSYRYLRSNAMAGSDPSKKVSYFVFTSWGGYYDGRLWSKSGSVRLSPVPHFQMNFSYENNRFRSVGVRRENADVHLWSIESRVAVNPRLQLIGFYQFNSSANREVWNVRLSWEFRPLSFVYLVFNRRGFDHLNERQNSSHLIGKVTYLKQF from the coding sequence ATGAAAAGCGCACTTGTTTTTCTTGTCTTGGGGTGGCTGACGGCTTTGGCAGGTGCGGCGCAGGATGTTTTCAAGCCCGACTCTGTGCGGCGCAGGGTTGCGGCGGTGCACATTGCGCAGGATTTGAAAATAGACGGCTATTTGGACGAACCCGCATGGCAGCAGGCAGCAGCGGCAAAGTCCTTTGTGCAGGTAGAGCCTCTGCAAGGTCAGCCCGCCGGTTTTGATACGGAAGTGCGCGTGTTGTACAACCATTACTACCTCTATTTCGGCATCTTTTGCCGCGATTCGGTGGGAAAAAAAGCCATCCGCGTGCCCGACCTGCGCCGCGACTTTGACGATGAAGAACAAGACGTAGTCGGCGTAGTCATTGACGGCTTCAACGACAAACGCAATGCCATGGCGTTTATGGTGAACCCCTATGGTTCGCAGCGCGATTTGCTGGCTTTTGACGACATGATGTTTGACGAAGATTGGGACGGGCGTTGGAAAGTCCGCACGCACCGTTTGGACAGCGGCTGGACGGCGGAGTTTGCCATCCCTTGGCACACTTTGCGCTACCCCAAAGCCGCCGACGGGGAGTATGTGTGGGGCATCAACTTTGTGCGTAACCGTCGGGCAAGCAACGAACTGACCGCATGGTCGCCTTATCCGCGGGCATTCAGCGTGTTTCGCATGGAGTACGCCGGCGAACTGACGGGCATCCGACCGCCGCCGCCCGTGCCCAACGTACAGGTAACGCCCTATGTGCTGGGCACAAACGACCGCTACAACAACTCAGCGTGGCAGCCTTCGCTCAAAGCAGGCGGAGAGGTTAAGTGGGCAATTAATTCCAACAGCGTCTTAGACCTGACCTTCAACACCGATTTTGCACAGGCAGACGCAGACAGGCAGGTAAACAACCTGAGCCGCTTTTCGGTGTTTTTCCCCGAACGCAGGCAGTTTTTTCTGGAAAATGCAAGCCTTTTCGGGGCGGGTTTGCTGGGCGGAGATGATATTCAGATGCAGATTCAGCCCTTTTTCAGCCGTCGCATCGGGCTGGATGCGGAAGGTAACCCCTTGCCCATTGTAGCGGGGGCGCGCTATGTGCACCGTTCGCTGACGCACAACTACGGCGCAATGCTCATGCGGCAGGGCGGCGATGCGGCACATGCACCCGTAACCTATGCCGTCGGTCGTTATTCGCGCAACATCGGTGAGCAAAACCGAATCGGCGGCATTGTTACTTATCGGGATGAGGAAGCCCGCTACGGACAGCCCGCCAACCGCAACGCCGTAGCAGCAGCGGATGCCTTTGTACGCCTTAGCCCGTCGCTGAGCCTCAACGCAATGGTGGCGCAAAGCATGGACACCGACCCAACGGCGCGGGGCACGGCAGCCTTCGCCCAATTGGATTACAACACCAATCACGGCGGGGCTTTTATTGTGCCTGCCTTGGTTACGGCGGGTTTTGATGCCAAAACAGGCTTTGTTTCGCGGCACAACGTTATGGCGATTAATTCGGGGGCTTTTTTGAACATCCGCAAAGAGCGGTTTCCCGAATGGCTGCGCGCCTTAGAGCCGGGCATATTTCCCGAAATTTACTTTGATGCACAAACGCGCTGTTTGCAGGAGTTCCGCGTATCGGTCAATCCCGTTTGGGTAACGCTGCAAAGCGGTGGCTTCTTGGGAGTCTTTTTTGACCCGACTTTCCAGCGGTTAGACGATACTTTCAGCCCCGTAGGCATTGACATTCAGCCCGGCAGCTACCGCTACCTGCGCAGCAACGCGATGGCAGGCAGCGACCCGTCTAAAAAAGTGTCTTACTTCGTGTTTACCTCTTGGGGCGGCTACTACGACGGCAGGCTTTGGAGCAAGTCGGGCAGCGTGCGCCTTTCGCCCGTGCCGCATTTTCAGATGAATTTCAGCTACGAAAACAACCGATTCCGCAGCGTGGGCGTGCGTCGGGAAAACGCCGACGTGCACTTGTGGAGCATAGAAAGCCGCGTAGCAGTCAATCCGCGCCTGCAACTGATTGGCTTCTATCAATTCAATTCATCCGCCAATCGTGAGGTGTGGAACGTTCGCCTGTCGTGGGAATTTCGCCCGCTGTCTTTTGTGTACTTGGTGTTCAATCGGCGCGGCTTTGACCACCTCAACGAACGGCAAAACAGCAGCCACCTGATTGGCAAGGTTACGTACCTGAAGCAGTTTTAA
- a CDS encoding NUDIX hydrolase: MYTYEYPRPALTVDCIIFGLGENSLKVLLIERADEPFKGMWALPGGFVDMDETIDDAARRELEEETGIKGMFMEQLYTFGDVNRDPRGRVVSVAYYALVNLSEYNVKPGSDARRAEWHEVNQLPPLAFDHALIFETALKRLKGKVRYQPIGFELLPEKFALSQLQRVYELILNKELDKRNFRKKILGMGLLIELPERQKGVSHRAAKLYKFDKAKYRQLEAEGFMFEI; encoded by the coding sequence ATGTACACCTACGAATACCCGCGCCCTGCGCTTACCGTTGATTGTATCATTTTCGGCTTGGGGGAAAACAGCCTGAAAGTTTTGCTCATAGAACGCGCCGATGAGCCTTTTAAGGGCATGTGGGCGCTGCCCGGCGGCTTTGTGGATATGGACGAAACCATAGACGATGCTGCCCGCCGCGAACTGGAAGAAGAAACGGGCATCAAAGGTATGTTCATGGAGCAACTCTACACCTTCGGCGATGTAAACCGCGACCCCCGCGGGCGTGTAGTAAGCGTTGCCTACTACGCCTTGGTGAACCTTTCGGAGTACAACGTCAAGCCCGGCTCTGATGCCCGCCGCGCCGAGTGGCACGAGGTCAATCAACTGCCGCCACTGGCATTTGACCACGCCCTGATTTTTGAAACTGCCCTCAAACGACTCAAAGGCAAGGTGCGCTATCAGCCCATCGGCTTTGAACTCTTGCCCGAAAAGTTCGCTTTGAGCCAATTGCAGCGCGTTTATGAACTGATTTTGAACAAGGAATTGGACAAGCGGAACTTCCGCAAAAAAATTCTGGGCATGGGCTTGCTCATAGAACTGCCCGAACGCCAAAAGGGCGTATCGCACCGCGCTGCCAAGTTGTACAAATTTGACAAGGCAAAATACCGCCAATTAGAGGCGGAAGGATTTATGTTTGAGATTTAA
- the upp gene encoding uracil phosphoribosyltransferase has product MFILTEQSNIAHHFIAELRDINIQRDSMRFRRNLERLGELMAYEISKTMQYRPRVVETPLGFAHMQELTAQPVLVPILRAGLPFYQGFLNMFDAAPSAFIGAFRGQHAADFTFEIEMRYIAAPDLSGRELILIDPMLATGKSVLLTVEALMQYGKPDKIHIVSAIASREGVNHVRQHLPESFLWTGALDEELNQKFYIVPGLGDAGDLAFGAKISA; this is encoded by the coding sequence ATGTTCATCCTGACCGAACAAAGCAATATTGCGCATCATTTCATTGCCGAACTGCGCGACATCAACATTCAGCGCGACAGTATGCGTTTCCGCCGCAACTTAGAGCGCTTGGGCGAACTGATGGCTTACGAAATCTCAAAAACGATGCAATACCGCCCGCGGGTGGTAGAAACGCCGCTGGGCTTTGCGCACATGCAAGAACTGACCGCACAGCCCGTTCTTGTACCGATTTTGCGTGCGGGGCTTCCCTTCTATCAGGGCTTTCTCAATATGTTTGATGCTGCGCCAAGTGCTTTTATCGGTGCGTTTCGGGGGCAACACGCCGCCGATTTTACCTTTGAAATAGAGATGCGCTACATTGCCGCCCCTGATTTGAGCGGCAGGGAACTCATCCTGATTGACCCGATGCTGGCAACGGGCAAATCCGTTTTGCTGACCGTTGAAGCACTGATGCAATACGGCAAACCCGATAAAATCCACATCGTATCGGCAATTGCCAGCCGTGAAGGCGTAAACCACGTGCGGCAACACCTGCCCGAAAGTTTCCTTTGGACGGGTGCATTAGACGAAGAACTCAACCAGAAATTCTACATCGTTCCCGGGCTGGGCGATGCGGGCGACTTGGCATTCGGTGCTAAAATTTCCGCTTGA
- a CDS encoding response regulator — protein MTQVTQRTIKIMLVSYMDIDNLITSKMIEVAGITADIQIFTDSRLGMEYLRTTESENPSLLPDLIFLAIDIPHYDGFQFLDDFAALSDAYKSRRPVAMLSTSISKYDIERSMSYSYVRKYLNLPLDPNMARQLAEELYSEWHSDTSPEQG, from the coding sequence ATGACACAAGTAACTCAAAGAACAATCAAAATTATGCTGGTTAGTTACATGGATATAGATAATTTGATCACCAGTAAAATGATAGAAGTAGCCGGTATTACTGCAGATATTCAGATATTTACCGATAGTCGGTTAGGAATGGAATACTTGCGCACTACTGAGTCCGAAAATCCATCTCTTTTGCCCGACTTGATATTTTTAGCCATAGATATACCTCATTATGACGGATTCCAGTTTTTAGATGATTTCGCTGCGCTTAGTGATGCCTATAAGAGCCGCCGTCCGGTTGCTATGCTTAGCACTTCTATAAGTAAGTATGATATTGAAAGATCCATGAGTTACAGTTACGTAAGAAAATATCTAAATCTGCCGTTAGATCCTAATATGGCACGCCAACTGGCAGAAGAACTTTATTCAGAGTGGCATTCGGATACAAGTCCCGAGCAGGGGTAA